The nucleotide sequence TTTTGCGGTTAAGTTCCTTAACGGCAAAGTCTCTTGCGGCCATCCCCAATTTTTCACGTTCTTCAGGGTTTTCTGCGAGCCTAATAATTGCATTCGCGAATGCAGCGGCATCTCCGGGCGGCACCAATACTCCTCTTCCCCAAACTACTTTCCCGATTTCCGTATCCTGCTTTGCCATCGCCACCACCGGCCGGCCGGATGCAAAAATGCCTGTAAGCTTAGACGGCATGACCAGATCGGCTGCTTCAGCTTTCTGGGGCAGCAGATGAATGTCTGCAAGGTTTAAGAGATCATTCAGTTTTTCAGGCGGCTGCAAGGGCAAAAAAATAACGTCAGGTAAATCAGCGGCCAAATTACGGATTGTATTAACAACCGCGCCCTCACCGCACAAAACAAACTGAATGTTTCTATTTTTTAACCTTCTGGCCACATCGATTAAGATGTCAATGCCCTGCTTTTGTCCCATGTTTCCGGAATATAAAGCGACAACTTTATCTTCAGGTATTCCCAGTTCCTTGCGAAAAGAATTCAAGCCATTTAGTGGATATATCACTTCAGTATCCACCCAGTTGGGGAATAACAGGGTCTTATTGCTTGGAACCCCTTTTTGAAAAAGCTTGGACAGCATTCGATTTGAAATGGTAGACACGCAGTCAAATCTTCGAAGCAACAGCCTTTCCAAGCCTATGATTAATCTTTTAAATGGAGGATACGTTTCAGACCGCTTACCATTTCCGGAACCCATAAAGGGCAGCGATATACTCTTACGCCATTATTGTTTTCCAGCTTATAGTGCCTTCCCGAATACCCATCCCACACCTGCCATTTGGGATAATAAGGCGGTGCGGTCACAACCCGAACGTCATGCCCCTGGCCAGCCAGCCAGTCCACCATCTCAGCGGTATATTTGCCGATGCCGACCAACTCAGGTGCAAAATTAATTCCGACTATAAGAATACGCATCAAATTG is from Desulfobacterales bacterium and encodes:
- a CDS encoding glycosyltransferase, with amino-acid sequence MRILIVGINFAPELVGIGKYTAEMVDWLAGQGHDVRVVTAPPYYPKWQVWDGYSGRHYKLENNNGVRVYRCPLWVPEMVSGLKRILHLKD
- a CDS encoding WcaI family glycosyltransferase, whose protein sequence is MGSGNGKRSETYPPFKRLIIGLERLLLRRFDCVSTISNRMLSKLFQKGVPSNKTLLFPNWVDTEVIYPLNGLNSFRKELGIPEDKVVALYSGNMGQKQGIDILIDVARRLKNRNIQFVLCGEGAVVNTIRNLAADLPDVIFLPLQPPEKLNDLLNLADIHLLPQKAEAADLVMPSKLTGIFASGRPVVAMAKQDTEIGKVVWGRGVLVPPGDAAAFANAIIRLAENPEEREKLGMAARDFAVKELNRKKILSQFTDALNPFA